The following coding sequences lie in one Hyphobacterium sp. CCMP332 genomic window:
- a CDS encoding DNA translocase FtsK 4TM domain-containing protein, giving the protein MAGYDAVSSDNISGRVRRAGSGWMSRLGAWITGGLLVALAGLTGFALLDHNPLDPSWNVASAQAVTHTLGAFGAILSDLLLQTLGWAAGGVPLVLAVWGVMKMTRRYQPRSLGFKLLRILAAGFAILGFAMAVAALPIPEAWPFAVSLGGVLGDGLLFTLADPLTAMGAPAPMAIAAGLGLLVSILGVFFTFGLRPSDIVAAADTASLAWATLRVWIDAALGRLPWREGEAGADGTDDVAAAPRPRTRRRKAMEPVIPSVKVAPTRKPRASGREAREAQGALPFSLAGGFKLPRLDLLVRPQVRTESVDAQALQQNAELLQGVLEDFGVRGEIGQVRPGPVVTLYEFEPAAGVKSSRVIGLSDDIARSMSATAARVAVVPGKNAIGIELPNPRRETVFLRALFNSSAFEASKAELPMALGETINGEPFVADLARMPHLLIAGTTGSGKSVGINAMILSLLYRLSPDECRMIMIDPKMLELSVYDGIPHLLSPVVTDPKKAVAALKWTVREMESRYLRMSKIGVRNVAGFNERVAEALEKDEPLERTVQVGYDRETGEPMYETETIEAVKMPYIVVVIDEMADLMMVAGKEIEGTVQRLAQMARAAGIHMITATQRPSVDVITGTIKANFPTRVSYQVTSKIDSRTILGEQGAEQLLGMGDLLYMAGGGRIRRLHGPFVSDQEVEDVAAYLKKQGTPEYLEEVTEDNDDMPSPFDEAGGGSGDDLFDQAVAVVARDRKASTSYIQRRLQIGYNRAATLIERMENEGMIGPADHAGKRDIFLPEHNAA; this is encoded by the coding sequence ATGGCGGGTTATGATGCTGTCTCTTCCGACAATATTTCGGGCCGGGTCCGCCGTGCGGGTTCCGGCTGGATGTCGCGTCTGGGTGCCTGGATAACGGGCGGTCTGCTGGTGGCGCTGGCGGGGCTGACCGGGTTTGCCCTGCTCGATCACAATCCGCTGGATCCGAGCTGGAATGTCGCTTCTGCGCAAGCCGTGACTCATACGCTGGGCGCGTTCGGCGCGATCCTCTCCGATCTCTTGTTACAGACTCTGGGCTGGGCCGCTGGCGGTGTGCCGCTGGTGCTGGCGGTCTGGGGCGTGATGAAGATGACGCGCCGCTATCAGCCGCGCTCGCTGGGCTTCAAACTCCTGCGCATTCTGGCGGCCGGATTTGCCATTCTCGGATTTGCGATGGCAGTGGCTGCCCTGCCCATCCCCGAAGCCTGGCCGTTTGCGGTCAGTCTGGGCGGGGTGCTGGGCGATGGCCTGCTGTTTACGCTCGCCGACCCTTTGACCGCGATGGGGGCACCCGCCCCGATGGCGATCGCCGCCGGGCTGGGGCTGCTGGTCTCGATACTGGGCGTGTTCTTCACCTTCGGCCTGCGCCCGTCCGATATTGTGGCCGCCGCTGATACGGCCAGCCTGGCCTGGGCAACTCTGCGGGTCTGGATCGATGCGGCGCTGGGCCGTCTGCCCTGGCGAGAAGGCGAAGCCGGAGCGGACGGCACTGATGATGTGGCTGCCGCGCCGCGCCCGCGGACACGCCGCCGCAAGGCGATGGAGCCCGTGATACCGTCGGTGAAAGTGGCCCCGACGCGCAAGCCGCGTGCCTCCGGCCGCGAAGCCCGCGAAGCACAGGGCGCCTTGCCGTTCTCGCTCGCAGGCGGGTTCAAACTGCCACGACTGGATCTTCTGGTGCGGCCACAGGTGCGCACGGAATCGGTGGATGCGCAGGCCCTGCAACAAAATGCCGAACTGCTTCAGGGCGTGCTGGAAGATTTCGGCGTGCGCGGTGAAATCGGACAGGTGCGGCCCGGCCCGGTGGTCACGCTCTATGAATTCGAACCGGCTGCCGGTGTGAAATCCTCGCGGGTCATTGGCCTGTCTGACGATATCGCCCGCTCCATGAGTGCGACGGCCGCACGGGTTGCCGTGGTGCCGGGCAAGAATGCCATCGGTATTGAATTGCCCAATCCGCGGCGCGAGACCGTTTTCCTGAGGGCCCTGTTCAACTCCTCCGCCTTCGAGGCATCCAAAGCCGAATTGCCGATGGCGCTGGGTGAGACCATCAATGGCGAGCCCTTTGTGGCCGATCTCGCCCGCATGCCCCACCTCCTGATCGCCGGAACCACCGGCTCGGGCAAGTCGGTGGGTATCAATGCCATGATCCTGTCCCTGCTCTACCGGTTGTCGCCGGACGAGTGCCGGATGATCATGATCGATCCGAAAATGCTGGAATTGTCCGTCTATGACGGCATTCCGCACCTGCTGTCTCCGGTCGTCACCGATCCGAAGAAGGCCGTCGCCGCGCTGAAATGGACGGTGCGCGAAATGGAAAGCCGGTATCTACGCATGTCCAAGATCGGCGTGCGTAATGTGGCAGGCTTCAATGAGCGCGTCGCCGAAGCGCTGGAAAAGGACGAGCCGCTCGAGCGTACAGTTCAGGTCGGCTATGATCGCGAAACCGGAGAGCCGATGTATGAGACCGAGACCATCGAGGCGGTCAAGATGCCCTATATCGTGGTCGTCATCGACGAGATGGCCGATCTGATGATGGTCGCCGGTAAGGAAATCGAAGGCACGGTGCAGCGCCTGGCGCAAATGGCGCGCGCCGCGGGTATTCATATGATCACCGCGACGCAGCGCCCCTCCGTTGACGTCATCACCGGTACGATCAAGGCGAACTTCCCGACCCGCGTCTCCTATCAGGTCACATCGAAGATTGATTCGCGCACCATCCTTGGTGAACAGGGTGCCGAACAGCTGCTCGGCATGGGCGATCTCTTGTACATGGCCGGGGGCGGACGTATTCGCCGCCTGCACGGCCCCTTCGTGTCCGATCAGGAAGTCGAAGACGTCGCTGCCTATCTGAAAAAACAGGGCACGCCGGAATATCTGGAAGAAGTCACCGAAGACAATGACGATATGCCCTCGCCCTTTGACGAGGCCGGCGGCGGATCGGGCGATGATCTGTTTGATCAGGCCGTGGCCGTCGTTGCGCGCGACCGCAAGGCCTCGACCAGCTATATCCAGCGCCGCCTGCAGATCGGCTATAACCGGGCGGCGACACTGATCGAACGCATGGAAAATGAAGGCATGATCGGCCCCGCTGACCATGCCGGGAAACGCGACATCTTCTTGCCGGAACACAACGCGGCGTGA
- a CDS encoding histidine kinase, protein MTRFLKSDSNPAGHKLEDILMELRSDVLIRCTKIAGDHRPEALKVLSNNMKVLEHLTAAIELAQDSTSILDRAFGPSEARDGGEPRIGVA, encoded by the coding sequence ATGACCCGTTTTCTAAAATCGGATAGCAATCCGGCTGGTCATAAACTGGAAGACATTCTGATGGAGCTGCGGTCGGACGTTCTGATCCGCTGCACCAAGATTGCCGGGGATCATCGCCCGGAAGCGCTGAAAGTGTTGTCCAACAACATGAAGGTGCTGGAACACCTGACCGCCGCCATCGAGCTGGCGCAGGATTCCACCAGCATTCTCGACCGGGCATTCGGCCCGTCCGAAGCGCGGGATGGTGGTGAGCCGCGGATCGGCGTCGCCTGA
- a CDS encoding undecaprenyl-diphosphate phosphatase, which produces MPLSQLILLSLVQGLTEFLPVSSSAHLILAPIAAGMEDQSPLIDVMAHAGSLVAVLVYFWRDIRDVAIGKLAWLSGRMTPGGRLALLIGAATPPIIIGAGALYLTGHTDLFRSPLIIGIATLVFAVPLWAADKYGRAGVTTETMSYRDAFLIGLVQIFALIPGASRSGVTMTAGRALGLGRSEAARFSMLMAIPVIAAFALVAGLDLAQGGNEGASLTDGLIVAALSFLSAWASIAVMMRFVERVGFLPFVIYRLILAGLIFWLLV; this is translated from the coding sequence ATGCCACTTTCCCAACTCATTCTGCTGTCGCTGGTTCAGGGCCTGACCGAGTTTCTGCCGGTCTCCTCCTCGGCCCACCTCATTCTGGCGCCGATTGCCGCCGGGATGGAGGACCAGAGCCCGCTGATCGATGTCATGGCCCATGCCGGCAGCCTGGTCGCCGTCCTGGTCTATTTCTGGCGGGATATCCGCGATGTTGCCATTGGCAAGCTGGCCTGGTTGTCGGGGCGTATGACGCCGGGCGGGCGGTTGGCTCTGCTGATCGGTGCCGCCACGCCGCCGATCATTATCGGCGCCGGCGCGCTCTACCTGACCGGTCATACCGATCTGTTCCGATCCCCCCTGATTATCGGCATTGCGACCCTTGTCTTTGCGGTTCCGCTCTGGGCCGCGGACAAATACGGGCGCGCCGGCGTCACCACCGAAACCATGAGCTATCGCGATGCCTTCCTGATCGGCCTAGTTCAGATCTTCGCCCTGATCCCGGGTGCCAGCCGCTCCGGCGTGACCATGACAGCCGGTCGAGCGCTGGGCCTTGGCCGCAGCGAAGCGGCGCGCTTTTCCATGCTGATGGCGATTCCGGTGATTGCCGCCTTTGCGCTGGTGGCCGGACTGGACCTCGCGCAGGGCGGAAATGAGGGTGCGAGCCTGACGGACGGGCTGATCGTGGCCGCCTTGTCCTTTCTGTCAGCCTGGGCGTCGATTGCCGTCATGATGCGCTTTGTCGAGCGCGTCGGCTTCCTGCCCTTCGTGATCTACCGGCTGATCCTCGCCGGCCTGATCTTCTGGCTGCTGGTCTAG
- a CDS encoding SMP-30/gluconolactonase/LRE family protein, with amino-acid sequence MMKLSLFAPARPLAGSLCLACSQSASTPIESVELTEVWRTDGFAAPESVLPDPQSGLILVSNVNGEGGARDGNGFISRLTPEGDIETLEWATGLDAPKGMALVGDRLYVTDITRIVCLDRETGEIVSSWPAPGAGFLNDAVAGPDGRIYVSDSATARIYVLEDGMVHVWAEDDALSAINGLWMEADRMLAVTMAGRFVSISPDGADIAVICDGLGDGDLIAPDGQGAYFASEWPGQLYHLMPDGSFTVLADSREAGIYMNDGYVLGDVPIIPHWQPGEVSAWQIRFSH; translated from the coding sequence ATGATGAAATTATCGCTGTTTGCCCCCGCTCGCCCGTTGGCCGGATCCCTTTGTCTGGCCTGCTCACAATCGGCGTCGACACCGATAGAGTCTGTGGAGCTCACGGAGGTCTGGCGGACGGACGGCTTTGCCGCTCCCGAAAGCGTTCTGCCGGACCCGCAAAGCGGTCTGATTCTTGTTTCCAACGTCAACGGCGAAGGCGGTGCCCGCGATGGCAACGGTTTCATTTCCCGCCTGACACCGGAGGGCGATATCGAGACGCTGGAGTGGGCGACCGGGCTGGATGCGCCCAAGGGCATGGCGCTTGTGGGGGACCGGCTTTATGTTACCGACATCACACGGATTGTCTGCCTCGACCGGGAAACGGGCGAGATCGTCAGTAGCTGGCCGGCACCCGGCGCCGGCTTTCTCAATGATGCCGTCGCGGGACCGGACGGTCGCATCTATGTCTCCGATTCCGCGACCGCGCGCATCTATGTGCTGGAAGACGGAATGGTGCATGTCTGGGCCGAGGATGACGCGCTGTCCGCCATCAACGGACTGTGGATGGAGGCGGACCGCATGCTGGCCGTCACCATGGCGGGCCGCTTTGTGTCCATCAGTCCGGATGGCGCCGACATTGCCGTCATTTGCGACGGGCTGGGCGATGGCGATTTGATCGCGCCCGACGGGCAGGGCGCCTATTTCGCCAGCGAATGGCCGGGCCAGCTCTATCATCTCATGCCGGACGGATCGTTTACCGTGCTCGCCGACTCGCGGGAGGCCGGCATCTATATGAATGACGGCTATGTGCTGGGCGATGTCCCGATCATTCCGCACTGGCAGCCGGGCGAGGTTTCCGCCTGGCAGATCCGCTTTAGCCACTGA
- a CDS encoding outer membrane lipoprotein carrier protein LolA: MLIELFFSLALMAQDAPASAAPAITDEAPAEEVVAEPDVFDAEAALSGVNAWLNGIETYQARFTQISPDFLSSSGVLSIRRPGRLRFEYDAPSPLLVVADGTTVAIADSDLDTVDRVPLRSTPLWWLLKPDVNLAEDANVTDVWQEDGYLYVATRDRSDEMDGTALFAFNPDNYVLEEWFITDSLGYTTRVTLTDVETDVRLNPRLFVMEDPEDDRRGRRQ, translated from the coding sequence ATGTTGATTGAACTCTTTTTCTCCCTCGCCCTGATGGCTCAGGATGCGCCCGCCTCGGCCGCACCCGCGATCACTGATGAGGCGCCGGCCGAAGAGGTCGTGGCCGAACCGGACGTTTTTGACGCCGAGGCGGCCCTGTCGGGCGTCAATGCCTGGCTGAATGGTATCGAGACCTATCAGGCCCGTTTCACCCAGATCTCGCCGGATTTTTTATCCTCCAGCGGTGTCCTGTCGATCCGCCGGCCCGGCCGTTTGCGCTTTGAATATGATGCGCCGTCGCCGCTGCTCGTGGTTGCTGATGGCACGACGGTCGCCATTGCGGATTCTGACCTGGATACGGTCGACCGGGTGCCACTGCGCTCCACCCCGCTCTGGTGGCTGTTGAAGCCGGACGTCAATCTGGCCGAGGACGCCAATGTCACCGACGTCTGGCAGGAAGATGGCTATCTCTATGTCGCGACACGCGACCGGAGCGATGAAATGGACGGGACGGCGCTTTTTGCCTTCAATCCCGACAACTATGTACTGGAAGAATGGTTCATCACCGATTCGCTGGGCTATACCACGCGGGTGACGTTGACGGATGTCGAAACCGATGTGCGTTTGAATCCACGGCTTTTTGTGATGGAAGACCCGGAAGACGACCGTCGCGGACGCCGCCAGTAG
- a CDS encoding UbiH/UbiF/VisC/COQ6 family ubiquinone biosynthesis hydroxylase yields MTNSFDSDVIVLGGGLAGQTLALALDQAGVSVTLVDAAPLDDMLAPEFDGRASALAYTSYRMLEVIGAADRMRAHVQRIEHILVCDGRPYGGPKPGGPGPHTLHFDRREIHPEDEGEPLGWMCENRHTRHALTACLKARKDIQLVAPMKADRWEHIPGGIELFLEDGRSLKGRLLCASDGKFSRSRQQAGTRTAGWGYDQTGIVATVEHEKPHDGVAYEYFLPGGPYAILPLPGNRASLVWTERTEIANAILKLDADGFQAELDKRFGDFLGAVKEAGPRWGYPLSVKFAERFYEDRIAYVGDAARGIHPLAGQGFNLGIRDAAALAEVLADAKSLGMELGSPVTLQRYAKWRKLDSMGLVAATDMFNRLFSNDIGPLRLVRGLGLSLVDKIPAARQFFMREAGGETGDLPKLLKGESLAA; encoded by the coding sequence ATGACAAATTCATTCGATAGCGATGTGATTGTACTCGGTGGCGGGCTGGCGGGGCAGACCCTGGCGCTGGCGCTGGATCAGGCCGGCGTGTCGGTGACGCTGGTCGATGCCGCGCCGCTGGACGACATGCTGGCCCCGGAATTTGATGGCCGCGCCTCGGCGCTGGCCTACACCTCCTATCGCATGCTGGAAGTGATCGGCGCGGCCGACCGGATGCGCGCGCATGTGCAGCGGATCGAGCATATTCTGGTCTGCGATGGCCGCCCCTATGGCGGACCAAAGCCGGGCGGGCCGGGGCCGCACACGCTGCATTTTGACCGCCGCGAAATTCACCCAGAAGATGAAGGTGAGCCTTTGGGCTGGATGTGTGAAAACCGCCATACCCGCCATGCGCTGACCGCATGTCTGAAGGCGCGCAAGGACATTCAGCTGGTCGCGCCAATGAAGGCGGATCGCTGGGAGCACATTCCTGGCGGTATTGAACTCTTCCTGGAAGATGGCCGCAGTTTGAAAGGCCGCCTTCTCTGCGCCAGTGATGGGAAATTCTCCCGCTCGCGGCAGCAGGCCGGAACGCGCACCGCCGGCTGGGGCTATGACCAGACCGGCATTGTCGCCACGGTCGAACATGAAAAACCACATGATGGTGTGGCGTATGAATATTTTCTGCCAGGGGGTCCCTATGCCATCCTGCCCTTGCCGGGTAATCGGGCCTCGCTTGTCTGGACCGAGCGTACCGAAATCGCCAATGCGATATTGAAGCTGGACGCGGACGGCTTTCAGGCCGAGCTCGACAAGCGCTTTGGCGACTTTCTGGGGGCGGTGAAGGAAGCGGGCCCGCGCTGGGGCTATCCCCTGTCCGTGAAATTCGCCGAGCGGTTTTACGAAGACCGCATCGCCTATGTCGGCGATGCCGCGCGCGGCATTCACCCGTTGGCCGGGCAGGGCTTCAATCTGGGCATCCGCGATGCCGCGGCGCTCGCCGAGGTTCTGGCCGATGCGAAATCGCTGGGCATGGAGCTCGGCTCACCGGTCACCCTGCAACGCTATGCCAAATGGCGAAAGCTCGATTCCATGGGGCTGGTGGCGGCGACGGATATGTTCAACCGTCTGTTTTCAAACGATATCGGCCCGCTGCGCCTGGTGCGCGGGCTGGGCCTGTCGCTGGTCGACAAAATCCCCGCCGCCCGGCAATTCTTCATGCGCGAAGCGGGCGGGGAGACCGGCGATCTACCGAAATTGCTGAAAGGCGAAAGCCTCGCGGCCTGA
- a CDS encoding complex I NDUFA9 subunit family protein: protein MLREEMITVFGGSGFVGRYVVRALVKKGYRVRVATRRPHLALDMKVTGVVGQVQLMQANVRNPASVARAVSGAHGVVNLVGILAEGGKQRFASLQAKGAQNIAEAAVEAGVQRFVQISAIGADADSDSRYAATKAEGEAAVKAAFPGAVILRPSIVFGTEDEFFNRFANMARYAPALPLPGGGKMKMQPVFAGDVAASVAASIENTAISGVYELGGPRTYTYKELMEFILKTIDRPRFLVPVPMFAMSLIGLAAEIAAILPFVQPVLTRDQVTLLGEDNVVASDAHGIADLGITPETIESIVPVYLERYRRNGQFHEMA from the coding sequence ATGCTGCGCGAAGAAATGATCACGGTTTTTGGCGGGTCCGGCTTTGTTGGCCGCTATGTGGTGCGGGCTCTGGTGAAAAAGGGCTATCGCGTCCGGGTCGCCACGCGCCGGCCGCATCTCGCGCTCGACATGAAAGTCACCGGCGTCGTCGGCCAGGTGCAGCTGATGCAGGCCAATGTCCGTAATCCGGCCTCCGTGGCCCGCGCGGTATCCGGCGCGCATGGCGTGGTCAATCTCGTGGGTATTCTGGCCGAAGGCGGCAAGCAACGCTTCGCCAGCCTGCAGGCCAAAGGTGCGCAGAATATTGCCGAAGCCGCCGTCGAAGCGGGCGTACAGCGCTTTGTCCAGATCTCCGCGATTGGCGCCGATGCCGACTCGGATTCGCGCTATGCGGCGACCAAGGCAGAAGGCGAAGCCGCGGTAAAAGCGGCGTTTCCGGGGGCGGTCATCCTGCGGCCCTCCATCGTTTTCGGCACCGAGGACGAATTCTTCAATCGTTTTGCCAATATGGCGCGTTATGCCCCGGCCCTGCCTTTGCCGGGGGGCGGCAAGATGAAGATGCAGCCGGTTTTTGCCGGTGATGTGGCCGCCAGCGTGGCCGCCTCAATCGAAAATACGGCGATCAGCGGCGTCTATGAGCTCGGTGGACCGCGCACCTATACCTATAAGGAATTGATGGAATTCATTCTGAAAACCATTGATCGCCCGCGCTTTCTGGTGCCGGTGCCGATGTTTGCCATGTCACTGATCGGACTGGCCGCGGAAATCGCTGCCATCCTGCCTTTCGTCCAGCCTGTCCTGACGCGTGATCAGGTCACCTTGCTGGGCGAGGACAATGTGGTGGCATCCGACGCTCACGGCATCGCGGATCTGGGCATTACGCCGGAAACCATTGAATCCATCGTGCCGGTCTATCTGGAACGCTATCGCCGCAACGGCCAGTTCCACGAGATGGCCTAG
- a CDS encoding IS3 family transposase (programmed frameshift), translated as MRPKSTKSKKPVDRVVKDIRRATRRHFSAEDKIRIVLEGLRGDDSIAELCRKEGIAQSLYYTWSKEFMEAGKRRLAGDTARAATSDEVKDLRHQARDLKECVADLTLENRLLKKKHSRGWGRRRMRYPAAEKLEIIRLVEQSHLPAKVTLDKLDIARRTFYRWYDRYLEGGPEALEDRPSAPSRVWNRIPTEVHDQIIELALEQSELSPRELAVRFTDETRYFVSEATVYRLLKAHDLITSPAYVVIKAADRFHTQTTRVNEMWQTDFTYFKIIGWGWMYLSTVLDDYSRYIIAWKLCSTMRAEDVTDTLDMALEVSGCDQATVMHKPRLLSDNGPSYIAGELADYIEARRMSHIRGAPFHPQTQGKIERWHQTLKNRILLENYFLPGDLETQIKAFVEHYNHRRYHESLNNVTPADVYFGRAQTIIKQRERIKRQTIAHRRLQHRKHAA; from the exons ATGAGACCCAAATCAACGAAGTCCAAAAAGCCTGTTGATCGTGTGGTGAAGGACATTCGCCGTGCGACGCGGCGGCACTTCTCGGCTGAAGACAAGATCCGCATTGTTCTGGAAGGCTTGCGCGGTGATGACAGCATCGCCGAGCTATGCCGCAAGGAAGGGATCGCCCAGAGCCTTTATTATACCTGGTCGAAGGAGTTCATGGAGGCTGGCAAACGCCGGCTTGCCGGTGACACTGCGCGTGCAGCCACCAGCGATGAGGTCAAGGACCTGCGCCATCAGGCGCGTGACCTGAAAGAATGCGTGGCTGATCTGACATTGGAGAACCGTCTGCTCA AAAAAAAGCATTCTCGCGGATGGGGGAGACGGCGCATGAGATATCCTGCAGCTGAGAAGCTCGAGATCATCAGGCTCGTCGAGCAGTCCCACTTGCCTGCCAAGGTCACGCTCGACAAGCTGGATATAGCGCGCCGGACCTTCTATCGCTGGTATGACCGGTATCTGGAAGGCGGACCTGAAGCGCTTGAGGACCGGCCATCTGCCCCGAGCCGGGTCTGGAACCGCATTCCCACCGAGGTGCATGACCAGATCATCGAACTGGCGCTGGAGCAGTCCGAACTGAGCCCGCGGGAACTGGCTGTGCGGTTCACCGACGAGACGCGTTACTTCGTGTCTGAGGCCACGGTTTACCGGCTGTTGAAGGCCCATGATCTGATCACCAGCCCGGCCTATGTGGTGATCAAAGCTGCCGATCGTTTCCATACCCAGACGACCCGGGTGAACGAGATGTGGCAGACGGACTTTACCTACTTCAAGATCATCGGATGGGGTTGGATGTATCTGTCGACGGTGCTCGACGATTACTCGCGCTACATCATCGCCTGGAAGCTGTGTTCGACCATGCGGGCCGAGGACGTCACCGACACGCTGGATATGGCGCTGGAAGTCTCAGGCTGCGACCAGGCTACGGTGATGCACAAACCCAGGCTGCTCAGCGACAATGGCCCCAGCTACATCGCTGGGGAGCTGGCAGACTATATCGAGGCCCGGCGCATGAGCCATATTCGCGGCGCTCCGTTCCATCCGCAGACGCAAGGCAAGATCGAGCGCTGGCACCAGACCTTGAAGAACCGGATACTGCTGGAGAACTACTTCCTGCCCGGCGACCTCGAAACGCAGATCAAGGCGTTCGTCGAACATTACAACCACCGGCGCTATCACGAGAGCCTGAACAATGTGACGCCTGCAGACGTCTACTTCGGAAGAGCACAAACCATCATCAAACAACGTGAAAGGATCAAGCGACAGACCATCGCACACCGGCGCTTGCAACACCGAAAACACGCCGCCTAA